The Candidatus Poribacteria bacterium nucleotide sequence GCGCGAAGAACCGGATGTTGAAGCGTTCAGAACGGACCCGGCGGAGAAAGCCCGGCATCGCCAAGCTCTCATCCAAGCCAAAAAGCGGGAAGTATATTTGAACTGGTTCGCCGCACGCAAAGAGGCGAGTGAACTCTGGATACATCAAGATTATCGTTAAATATTAAGTGGATGGCCTTCAAAACATTCCGCTGTCTTGCAGGCGGGGTTTGTGACCCTGCCATTCCCCGGACATCACAAATACGGATAGGTGGCATCCGGTTGATAGTACGGAAGCAGAGCCTCATGGCGTTGTCCGACGATAAGTTTTGTACCGTCGGTGAAACCTTCAGGGCGGTCTTTGAGAAACGCAATTAGGCGATTCCGCCACGGCGTTAGAAGGCGTTCAGCCTCGCTCGACCTTGCCAGATCACGTGTTTCGTGTGGATCCTCCTGAAGATTAAAGAGATGTTCCTGTCCGGTCTGAGAATACCAGATGTACTTATGGTCTCCATCCGTTAGATAGTGGTTCCCATGTTTATATTCGTAACACCCGGAGTGTTCACCGTGTAGGCAGTCCCGTACACGATCTGTCTCACCGCGCATGACAGGCAGCAAACTTTTGCCGGTACAAGTATCAGGAATTTCGATCCCCGCTGCATCCAGAATAGTTGGCATGATGTCTTGTAGACCGACAGGACTTTGACAAACGGTCTCTTTCGGGTAGCCCCATCTCGCCGGTGCTCGCATGAGGAAAGGCACTCGGGCGGAGGCTTCGTAGGGCCAGGTTTTACGGTACAGGTTGTGATCACCTAACATCTCGCCGTGGTCGGAGGTAAAGATGACCAAGCAGTCCCTGAATCCACCAGCAGACTGAATCAGACGACCGATTTGATCGTCAATAAAATTGATCATCCCGTAATAAGCAGCACGGGCGCATTTCATGTCGTAATCGTCAAGACAAATTTCCCAAGCGTTTGGATCCAACCCTTTTTCTGCCCCTTCAAATTCCGGTGCCCAGTCGCCTACTATAGGTGTAGGCAGCTCCCGTTGGATATAGCGTTGGTAATAGTGAAGCGGCGGCGTCAGTGGTGGATGCGGATCTATGAAAGAGATATTGAGAAAAAACGGCGCAGCCGGGTCACGTTTTCGCAGAAAATCGAGGGCGCGGTCAACACACCAGAAAGTGTGCATCTGCTCTTCGGGTAGATGATGTGGGCGACCGACCCATCCGTTGGCGGAAACACCGTGAGCCATACCCGGATCAACGTCGTTGCGGCGGTGATACTGTTGCAACCAGTCAACATAGTCGTTATTGGTCCCGCGGGTGGCATCTGCCAGTTGGAGATGATCGAAACCATATCGCTTGCGCGGCGGGTTCAGATGCAGTTTGCCGATCATCTCGGTTTGGTAACCGGCAGCCGACAATTCACCTGCTAACGTATGCGGTGGGTTCCACTGCGCGCCTCTAAAACCTACACCACCGTTAGCCGCTGGCGCGGTGCCAGTCATCAAACTGCGTCGCGCTGGAATACAACTCGGACATTCGGCATACCCACGGCGAAAATGCGTGCCAGTACGACCGATCCAATCTAAGTTTGGGGTCTGCAAGCAATCAGGACCGTCTGAATCCAAACCCAGACAGTCGCCACGCTGTTGGTCGGTAGTAATTAACAGAATATTTGGATGGTTATTAGGCATCTCAAGTTCCTTGTTGGGAATGTCAACTGGTCTTTTAACACTTTAGTTAGACCAACGAAAAACTCTAAAAAGTTATCTTAGCTATCAAGGAATGAAAAATGTTGAAAACCACTAACTGAAGGGTCTCAGTGCAATCCATCTTATTTTCTGATAAGCATTTTGCCAGTAGCGATAAAGTCACCGGCGGTCAGCGTGTAGAAATATACGCCACTCGCTACAGACTCTCCTAACGCATTCCGACCATCCCAATATGCCGATCTCGATTTGCTATGATATATACCTGCAGGCAAATGTCCAAACGCCAACTCCCGAATAAGCTGCCCATCTGAAGAATGGATAGAAATGTTTACCTCTGCCGACTTCTCTAACTGATACGGTATCCACGTTTCTGGATTGAATGGGTTTGGATAGTTCGATAGCAGTGCCGTCTCTGGCGGTAGAATTTCTCCCCGATTGAGAACTCCTAAAAGCTGCTCTAAGACAGCAATCCCTTTTTGAGTCCGAGGATTTTGTGGATCAAGCTCCTTGGCAAGGGCGATCCATCGCTTGAGATTTTCCGGCGTCAGACCATATAACTCAGGTGGGTTTTTCCAGAGTGTAGGTGCATCTGCAGAAGTATCTATTTCCGCTGCAATCGTAACGAGATCTCTCACATCCACAACCCCATCTCCATTGACATCCGGATAAACGCCAGAACTGGCGAGCATCGAAAAGTCTGGCGTGTGAAAATGGGTACTAACTAAAATGAGATCTATAATATTCACAACACCGTCGCGGTTGACATCCGCTGTGTTGATAGGGGATACCGTTTGGTTGCTGTTATTATATTCTAACAAATTCGCTATTATTCCCGTAATGGGCGAAAAATCTGATATACCGTTATCACCCAGATCTAACACCCTTAGATTTACCAAACCGCTAAGGGCAGACACATCTGATATCTGATTGTCCCGAAGATCTAACACCGTCAAGTTTATCAAACCCGTAAGAGGGGTCACATCTGATACCTGATTGCCATTAAGATCTAATTCCGTCAAATGTATCAAACCTTTGAGTGCGGATATATCTGCTATCTCGTTGTCATCAAGATCTAACACTGTCAGCTTCATCAAACTACTGAGTACGGACACATCTGATATTTGGTTATTATGAAGGTCAAGAAGCGTTAGGTTTCTCAGGACACTGAGCGGTGTCACATCCGATACTTGATTGCCATCAAGATCCAATTCCGTCAACTTTGTCAAAGTTGAAAGCGGAGATATATCCGATATTTTATTATCGTCAAGATCCAGAAATGTCAATCCTGTCAAGTCTTTGAGGGGCGACACATCTGATATTTCATTGTCGTGAAGATCAAGCAATTTGAGATTTCTCAAGGTACTGAGCGGTGTCACATCCGATACTTG carries:
- a CDS encoding arylsulfatase, which produces MPNNHPNILLITTDQQRGDCLGLDSDGPDCLQTPNLDWIGRTGTHFRRGYAECPSCIPARRSLMTGTAPAANGGVGFRGAQWNPPHTLAGELSAAGYQTEMIGKLHLNPPRKRYGFDHLQLADATRGTNNDYVDWLQQYHRRNDVDPGMAHGVSANGWVGRPHHLPEEQMHTFWCVDRALDFLRKRDPAAPFFLNISFIDPHPPLTPPLHYYQRYIQRELPTPIVGDWAPEFEGAEKGLDPNAWEICLDDYDMKCARAAYYGMINFIDDQIGRLIQSAGGFRDCLVIFTSDHGEMLGDHNLYRKTWPYEASARVPFLMRAPARWGYPKETVCQSPVGLQDIMPTILDAAGIEIPDTCTGKSLLPVMRGETDRVRDCLHGEHSGCYEYKHGNHYLTDGDHKYIWYSQTGQEHLFNLQEDPHETRDLARSSEAERLLTPWRNRLIAFLKDRPEGFTDGTKLIVGQRHEALLPYYQPDATYPYL
- a CDS encoding leucine-rich repeat domain-containing protein, whose product is MQFFTSYQKLANAHFSHRNLGFIRVGILIWIMCLFFGAPYRIATAQIVHVPDPGLRAALESALGKDAGTDITQADMASLQSLQASRCRFLAISRLICYRPPVGMFGPAIQDLTGLEYAINLKELHLARNAISDVSPLKNLTKLTFLHLETNRLSDVSSLKDMINLKQLDLEANRIVDVSPLKDLTNLTYLDLDSNKISDVSPLKDLVNLTLLDISDNRILDVSPLKNLIYLIELDIDSNQITEISSVADMTRLLYLDCHDNKISDVSPLNHLISLIYLDFDDNELSDISTLSVLTNLIFLDLDGNQISDVTPLRTLTALGELDLDDNQVSDVTPLSTLRNLKLLDLHDNEISDVSPLKDLTGLTFLDLDDNKISDISPLSTLTKLTELDLDGNQVSDVTPLSVLRNLTLLDLHNNQISDVSVLSSLMKLTVLDLDDNEIADISALKGLIHLTELDLNGNQVSDVTPLTGLINLTVLDLRDNQISDVSALSGLVNLRVLDLGDNGISDFSPITGIIANLLEYNNSNQTVSPINTADVNRDGVVNIIDLILVSTHFHTPDFSMLASSGVYPDVNGDGVVDVRDLVTIAAEIDTSADAPTLWKNPPELYGLTPENLKRWIALAKELDPQNPRTQKGIAVLEQLLGVLNRGEILPPETALLSNYPNPFNPETWIPYQLEKSAEVNISIHSSDGQLIRELAFGHLPAGIYHSKSRSAYWDGRNALGESVASGVYFYTLTAGDFIATGKMLIRK